Proteins found in one Micropterus dolomieu isolate WLL.071019.BEF.003 ecotype Adirondacks linkage group LG12, ASM2129224v1, whole genome shotgun sequence genomic segment:
- the LOC123980672 gene encoding G-protein coupled receptor 4-like, whose translation MEDFYINSTSQDQSSDYSNITFDYNVDNSTSYYDEKAKSIMFVVTCLIISVGLPLTLVAIYALYSMVRRDHVAPIYVINLLISDLLQLCYMIFEVANIKDGNVRKIFSFIYYSGLIASVGFMVCVALERYLVIVHPLWYRFRRTIKTSVAVCVLVWALPLVFFISIFLETYVESNQVFIIIILLPFPLLIFFLVGTFRALSASISVPSDEKRRIVGVLLLVLLIYTLLYLPTIIMILVDHTNDTLFYLSFMLIKLSPLADLVLYVFMRRGTIDKLLASVCCCRMDSNEISSSSI comes from the exons ATGGAAGATTTCTACATTAACAGCACCTCACAGGACCAAAGCTCTGAttacagcaacatcacctttgaCTACAATGTTGACAACAGCACCTCCTACTACGATGAAAAAGCTAAATCCATCATGTTTGTGGTGACATGCTTAATCATTAGTGTCGGACTTCCTTTGACCCTCGTGGCCATCTATGCTCTTTATTCTATG GTGAGAAGGGATCATGTTGCTCCGATCTACGTCATCAACCTTCTAATTTCTGACCTCCTTCAGCTCTGCTACATGATCTTTGAGGTGGCAAACATTAAGGATGGGAATGTACGTAAAATCTTCTCTTTTATTTACTACTCCGGTCTGATTGCCAGTGTTGGGTTCATGGTCTGCGTCGCCCTGGAAAg gtatttggtcatcgtCCACCCACTGTGGTACCGCTTCAGACGAACCATCAAGACCTCTGTGGCGGTCTGTGTCCTGGTTTGGGCCCTTCCTCTTGTCTTTTTCATTAGTATATTTCTTGAGACTTATGTGGAATCCAACCaagtcttcatcatcatcatcctccttcCCTTCCCACTGTTAATATTCTTCCTGGTTGGGACCTTCAGAGCCCTGTCTGCTTCCATCTCGGTCCCCTCTGATGAAAAACGACGAATTGTGGGAGTTTTGTTGCTGGTACTGCTTATTTACACACTGCTGTACCTGCCCACCATCATTATGATCCTGGTAGACCACACGAACGATACCCTCTTCTACCTGTCTTTCATGTTAATTAAGTTGAGTCCTCTTGCAGACTTAGTCCTGTATGTCTTCATGAGGAGGGGGACCATAGACAAGCttttggcctctgtgtgttgttgcagaATGGACAGCAATGAAATCAGCAGTTCATCCATATGA